From a single Streptomyces liliifuscus genomic region:
- a CDS encoding acyl-CoA dehydrogenase family protein encodes MTVQPRVNPSVSPEADPDLLTARLAELSVKYDRSGAFPAESIQVVHEAGLLTATVGERYGGRGARVEETARILHTLGRGDPSVALITAMTLNTHAREAVRPTWPEELYARVLKESEERPVLVNHARVEPDLGSPARGGLPATVARRTADGWSVSGRKRFVTGAEGLDWFLVWATTDEPEPRVGTFLVPGGSPGIEITDRWDQLGLRASGSHDVTFRDVEVPYENVIGLGPHGPASEQDNRAGASLHLPLAALYVGVARAAQAFFHTFAHTRVPANLGHPVARTERFRRTAGEIEVLLATAEQLLFDGAARVDAEDPAYTPEQALGARVLADRHAVRAVELAVRLLGNPGLARGNPLERHFRDIQCAPVHAPQEDISLLAIGTKALDL; translated from the coding sequence GTGACCGTGCAACCCCGCGTGAACCCGAGCGTGAGCCCGGAGGCAGACCCGGACCTGCTGACCGCGCGCCTCGCCGAACTCTCCGTCAAGTACGACCGGTCGGGCGCCTTTCCCGCCGAGTCGATCCAGGTGGTGCACGAGGCGGGGCTGCTCACCGCGACCGTCGGGGAGCGGTACGGCGGCCGGGGCGCCCGCGTCGAGGAGACCGCGCGCATCCTGCACACCCTCGGCCGAGGTGATCCGTCCGTGGCCCTGATCACGGCGATGACCCTCAACACCCACGCCCGCGAGGCCGTACGTCCGACATGGCCCGAGGAGCTGTACGCGCGCGTGCTCAAGGAGTCCGAGGAGCGGCCGGTTCTCGTCAACCACGCGCGCGTGGAGCCCGATCTGGGTTCCCCGGCGCGGGGCGGACTGCCCGCGACGGTTGCCCGGCGTACCGCGGACGGCTGGTCGGTCAGCGGGCGCAAGCGGTTCGTGACGGGCGCGGAGGGACTGGACTGGTTCCTGGTGTGGGCGACCACCGATGAGCCGGAGCCGCGCGTGGGCACGTTTCTGGTGCCCGGCGGCTCGCCCGGCATCGAGATCACCGACCGGTGGGACCAGCTGGGGCTACGGGCGAGCGGCAGCCACGATGTGACATTCCGGGACGTGGAGGTCCCGTACGAGAACGTCATCGGGCTCGGCCCGCACGGTCCCGCGAGCGAGCAGGACAACCGGGCCGGAGCGTCGCTCCATCTCCCGCTCGCCGCGCTGTATGTGGGGGTCGCGCGTGCGGCGCAGGCGTTCTTCCACACCTTCGCGCACACGCGTGTGCCCGCCAATCTCGGTCACCCGGTGGCCCGTACCGAACGCTTCCGGCGGACGGCCGGGGAGATCGAGGTGCTCCTCGCCACCGCCGAGCAACTGCTCTTCGACGGGGCCGCGCGGGTCGACGCCGAGGACCCCGCCTACACGCCGGAGCAGGCCCTCGGTGCGCGCGTACTGGCCGACCGGCACGCGGTACGGGCCGTGGAACTGGCCGTGCGGCTGCTCGGCAATCCGGGGCTGGCCCGCGGCAACCCTCTGGAGCGGCACTTCCGTGACATCCAGTGCGCGCCCGTGCACGCGCCCCAGGAGGACATCTCCCTGCTCGCCATCGGAACGAAGGCACTCGACCTGTGA
- a CDS encoding ABC transporter substrate-binding protein, which yields MFRRTLLTSSAALALLLPLATACGGDAEAESSSSSDLSSVTLAVGATGWKNEEAVLKFAHLDDTPYKVKWSLFQGGDQQLQAVRAGALDLASSSEIPPIFAAADGSPNFKVVAVQRGTTLNQEVIVPKGSEVTDIAGLKGKKVGYVQNTTAHYFLYELLKRAGLKWSDIDAKPLLPNDGLAALNGGGIDAFASYGTSVITAHQQGAVTIGSGKDVLSGNFLWSARDNVLKSPGRRAAAADLIARITKAYAYIRDGREHEFAKVVAKATHQPVAQAEKDFRDAQAQRPTQARTVGDDTIASQQKVADAFTELGALKGKLDVKSFWSRALDTDLEKAL from the coding sequence GTGTTCCGTCGAACCCTGCTCACGTCCTCCGCCGCGCTCGCGCTGCTGCTGCCGCTCGCCACGGCCTGCGGAGGTGACGCGGAGGCCGAGTCCTCGTCCTCCTCGGACCTCTCCTCGGTGACACTGGCCGTCGGCGCCACCGGCTGGAAGAACGAGGAGGCCGTGCTCAAGTTCGCCCACCTAGACGACACCCCGTACAAGGTCAAGTGGAGTCTGTTCCAGGGCGGTGACCAGCAGCTCCAGGCCGTCCGGGCCGGAGCGCTCGACCTGGCCTCCTCCAGCGAGATCCCGCCGATCTTCGCCGCCGCCGACGGCAGCCCGAACTTCAAGGTGGTCGCCGTGCAGCGCGGCACCACCCTCAACCAGGAGGTCATCGTCCCCAAGGGCTCCGAGGTGACGGACATCGCGGGCCTGAAGGGCAAGAAGGTCGGCTACGTCCAGAACACCACCGCCCACTACTTCCTGTACGAGCTACTGAAGCGGGCAGGTCTGAAGTGGTCGGACATCGACGCCAAGCCGCTCCTGCCCAACGACGGACTGGCCGCCCTGAACGGCGGCGGTATCGACGCCTTCGCGTCCTACGGCACGTCGGTCATCACCGCCCACCAGCAGGGTGCCGTCACCATCGGCTCGGGCAAGGACGTACTGTCCGGCAACTTCCTCTGGTCGGCCCGTGACAACGTCCTCAAGAGTCCCGGCCGACGGGCCGCCGCGGCCGATCTGATCGCCCGGATCACCAAGGCGTACGCGTACATCCGTGACGGCCGCGAGCACGAGTTCGCGAAGGTCGTCGCCAAGGCCACCCACCAGCCCGTGGCCCAGGCGGAGAAGGACTTCCGCGACGCGCAGGCACAGCGGCCGACCCAAGCCAGGACGGTCGGCGACGACACCATCGCCTCGCAGCAGAAGGTCGCCGACGCCTTCACCGAACTGGGCGCCCTGAAGGGAAAGCTGGACGTGAAGTCCTTCTGGAGCCGCGCACTCGACACCGATCTGGAGAAGGCCCTGTGA
- a CDS encoding LLM class flavin-dependent oxidoreductase gives MPVEFISAVHTDSGASGPAAASRTGLDVDHLRRYARALDDGGFDHTLVAYHSASPDAFQIAQFVATHTERVRPILAHRPGVIFPTHAARALATLDRISDGRLTVHIISGGSDEEQHREGDYLDKRERYERSDEYIQILRKVWQADGPVSHEGEYFRFEGYYSDVKPVNGLVPISVGGSSQDAYRVGGQQGDIFGLWGEPLKETAEQIAAVNAVADAAGRPRPRIWVSFRPIIAPTDELAWEKAHRTLGVLKDQAQNTELLRHYRTSGRPANVGSQRLLDIAERGEVHDRCLWTAPAVATNAAGASTALVGSPETVAKALLDYVDIGCDLLSIRGYDPLNDAIDYARYVLPLVRQELAHRASADRAA, from the coding sequence ATGCCTGTCGAGTTCATCAGCGCCGTGCACACCGACTCCGGGGCGTCCGGACCGGCCGCCGCGAGCCGTACCGGTCTCGACGTCGACCATCTGCGCAGGTACGCCCGGGCGTTGGACGACGGAGGCTTCGACCACACGCTGGTCGCCTACCACTCGGCCTCGCCGGACGCCTTCCAGATCGCCCAGTTCGTGGCCACGCACACCGAGCGGGTGCGTCCGATCCTGGCGCACCGGCCGGGCGTGATCTTCCCGACGCACGCGGCCCGCGCGCTCGCGACTCTCGACCGGATCAGCGACGGCCGGCTGACCGTGCACATCATCTCCGGCGGCAGTGACGAGGAGCAGCACCGCGAGGGCGACTACCTCGACAAGAGGGAGCGGTACGAGCGCTCCGACGAGTACATCCAGATCCTGCGGAAGGTGTGGCAGGCCGACGGGCCCGTGTCACACGAGGGCGAGTACTTCAGGTTCGAGGGTTACTACTCGGACGTGAAGCCGGTGAACGGCCTGGTCCCGATCTCGGTGGGCGGCTCCTCCCAGGACGCTTACCGCGTGGGCGGCCAGCAGGGCGACATCTTCGGGCTGTGGGGCGAGCCGTTGAAGGAGACGGCCGAGCAGATCGCCGCCGTGAACGCGGTCGCGGACGCCGCCGGGCGCCCCCGTCCCCGTATCTGGGTGTCGTTCCGTCCGATCATCGCGCCCACCGACGAGCTGGCCTGGGAGAAGGCGCACCGCACCCTGGGCGTGCTGAAGGACCAGGCGCAGAACACCGAGTTGCTGCGCCACTACAGGACGAGCGGCCGCCCGGCCAACGTCGGTTCGCAGCGGCTGCTCGACATCGCCGAGCGGGGCGAGGTGCACGACCGCTGCCTGTGGACGGCCCCGGCGGTCGCCACCAACGCGGCCGGCGCCTCGACCGCACTGGTCGGCTCCCCCGAGACGGTCGCGAAGGCGCTGCTCGACTACGTGGACATCGGCTGCGACCTGCTGTCGATCCGCGGCTACGACCCGCTCAACGACGCGATCGACTACGCCCGTTACGTCCTGCCGCTGGTCCGGCAGGAACTCGCCCACCGCGCTTCGGCCGACCGGGCCGCCTGA